A region of Synergistaceae bacterium DNA encodes the following proteins:
- a CDS encoding DUF4143 domain-containing protein, with the protein QNVLKHIVKRPNLYFMDTGLAAYLTDWNTPAQLLAGAMSGAIFETFVVAEILKSYNHNGKQASVYYYRDTNKVEIDLIIAQDGKLYPVEIKETATPDSRMVKNFDVLEKLGKNVGYGALVCLTDRPFPLTRKASAVSVWDM; encoded by the coding sequence CCAGAACGTCTTGAAGCACATCGTCAAGCGTCCGAATTTGTATTTTATGGACACTGGGCTCGCCGCCTATCTCACGGACTGGAACACTCCGGCGCAACTGCTGGCTGGGGCTATGAGCGGAGCGATTTTCGAGACCTTCGTGGTTGCCGAAATTCTGAAATCCTACAATCATAACGGCAAACAAGCCAGCGTCTACTATTACCGAGACACGAACAAAGTTGAAATCGACCTCATCATAGCTCAGGACGGCAAGTTGTACCCGGTGGAAATCAAGGAAACCGCCACTCCAGACAGCCGCATGGTTAAAAATTTCGACGTACTGGAAAAACTCGGCAAAAACGTGGGCTATGGCGCCCTTGTCTGTCTTACTGACAGGCCCTTCCCACTGACTCGAAAGGCCAGCGCTGTCTCGGTGTGGGACATGTGA
- a CDS encoding ABC transporter permease, giving the protein MYRFILKRLLMMIPIIIGVSLLIFIIIDLVPGDPGSNLLGPGARQEDIDLMNAQLGYNRPLLQRYGIYMYNAIFKLDLGKSYSTKKTVFTEVTDRLPVSLTVAFNAIMFSLVFGVPLGVLSAVKQNTLFDRVPTGLALLLASQPAFLIGLVLMLIFSLRLGWFPVTGVASWKSYIMPMIALGLPYGGRQLRFTRSSMLETIRQDYVRTAKAKGAPSRVVIWKHAMKNALLPVITVAGNSFGILIGSAIATETLFGLPGLGTFVVMGIKQKDVPVVTGGIIILAVIFSFVILAVDISYAFVDPRIRAKYSGRRG; this is encoded by the coding sequence TTGTATCGATTCATTTTGAAACGACTACTGATGATGATACCCATTATCATCGGCGTGTCTCTCTTGATTTTTATCATTATCGACTTGGTTCCCGGTGACCCAGGGTCTAATTTGCTGGGCCCTGGCGCCCGCCAGGAGGACATCGACTTGATGAACGCGCAACTGGGATATAACCGCCCGCTCTTGCAGCGCTATGGTATATATATGTATAACGCGATTTTCAAGTTGGATTTAGGCAAATCCTACTCTACAAAAAAAACGGTCTTCACCGAAGTGACCGACCGGCTGCCCGTTTCTTTGACGGTGGCATTCAACGCGATTATGTTCTCGCTCGTTTTCGGAGTTCCCTTGGGTGTACTGTCGGCGGTGAAGCAGAATACCCTCTTCGACCGCGTTCCCACAGGACTGGCCCTGCTTTTGGCGTCACAACCAGCGTTTTTGATTGGCCTCGTGTTGATGCTGATTTTTTCGCTCCGGCTGGGTTGGTTTCCGGTTACCGGCGTGGCGAGCTGGAAAAGTTATATCATGCCGATGATCGCTTTGGGGCTTCCTTACGGCGGCCGCCAATTGCGCTTCACGCGTTCCAGCATGTTGGAAACCATTCGCCAGGACTACGTCCGCACCGCCAAAGCCAAAGGCGCTCCGTCAAGGGTGGTTATCTGGAAACACGCCATGAAAAACGCGCTTCTCCCAGTCATCACAGTGGCGGGGAACAGCTTCGGCATCCTCATCGGCAGCGCCATCGCCACAGAAACACTGTTTGGACTTCCCGGTTTGGGGACCTTCGTCGTGATGGGGATCAAACAGAAAGACGTCCCCGTCGTCACAGGGGGAATTATTATTTTGGCCGTCATCTTTTCATTTGTCATTCTAGCGGTGGATATTTCCTACGCTTTTGTGGATCCTAGGATCCGGGCCAAGTACTCGGGGAGGAGGGGTTGA
- a CDS encoding ABC transporter permease has translation MSSDALGTTADILVFKKGNRWKEVWRRLKKDRVAMLGFFIICVVIFCALAADLIVPYSTALKMNMKLRLAPPSAEHWFGCDGYGRDLLARCLHGSRVSLLVGFATSFATLLVGSIIGALVGYVGGKLDDLVMRALDIFSSIPDTLFAMAVVAAMGPGILNICIAISLTNLPGFVRMVRSSVLNIAEQEYIEASRAGGASTLHILIRHVLPNAVGTLIVQTTANVASMILTAATLSFLGLGINPPQPEWGALVSEGKEFLRTAPHLILVPGFMICVASFSMSVLGDGLRDALDPRLRT, from the coding sequence TTGAGTTCGGACGCGCTCGGCACAACGGCGGATATTTTGGTATTCAAAAAAGGAAACCGTTGGAAAGAAGTGTGGCGCAGGCTCAAAAAAGACCGGGTGGCCATGCTGGGCTTCTTTATCATTTGCGTGGTGATCTTTTGCGCCCTAGCGGCGGACCTCATCGTCCCCTACAGCACCGCGCTCAAGATGAACATGAAGCTCAGGCTGGCGCCGCCCTCCGCCGAACACTGGTTTGGTTGCGACGGATACGGGCGTGATCTTTTGGCGCGTTGTCTTCATGGATCGAGAGTGTCTCTGCTCGTCGGATTCGCCACGTCTTTCGCTACGTTGCTGGTCGGTAGCATAATCGGCGCTCTGGTTGGGTATGTGGGGGGAAAATTGGACGATCTCGTCATGCGCGCGCTGGATATTTTTTCTTCCATTCCCGACACCCTCTTCGCCATGGCGGTTGTGGCCGCTATGGGGCCTGGAATCCTGAACATCTGCATCGCTATTTCCTTGACCAACCTTCCCGGCTTTGTGCGAATGGTGCGATCCTCGGTGCTGAACATCGCCGAGCAGGAATACATCGAAGCGTCGCGGGCGGGCGGGGCCTCCACCCTGCACATTCTCATCCGCCACGTGCTTCCCAACGCCGTGGGAACCCTCATCGTCCAGACCACCGCCAACGTGGCCTCCATGATCCTGACGGCGGCGACCCTGAGTTTCCTCGGGCTGGGCATCAACCCGCCGCAGCCGGAGTGGGGCGCTTTGGTCAGCGAAGGGAAAGAATTTTTGCGCACGGCACCCCACCTCATCCTGGTTCCCGGTTTCATGATCTGTGTCGCGTCTTTTTCCATGAGCGTCCTGGGCGACGGCTTGCGCGACGCGCTGGATCCACGTCTGCGAACATAA
- a CDS encoding LysE family translocator: MFFDGLRFGLLLQLAVGPVCLMVFNTSGVFGFRSGALAALAVTLVDGFYIFLAAVGIAVFLQDEKVKKTVRYAGACILAAFGLDIVSGALGIPLLPQVSLFGGTEAEGIFLKAVLLTGSNPLTIVFWGGVFSANVAAKDLNGRQLFRFGMGCATATFVFLNGVALAGSVARTFLPREVMVFLNVGVGLVLIFFALKMAGLTKQTLE; encoded by the coding sequence ATGTTTTTTGACGGACTGCGTTTTGGGCTCCTGTTGCAGTTAGCGGTCGGGCCCGTGTGCCTAATGGTCTTCAACACGTCTGGAGTTTTCGGGTTCCGTTCGGGGGCATTGGCGGCTTTGGCCGTGACGCTGGTTGATGGATTCTATATTTTTTTGGCCGCCGTGGGTATCGCGGTTTTCTTGCAAGACGAGAAAGTCAAGAAAACTGTCCGCTATGCGGGGGCGTGCATACTGGCCGCGTTCGGACTGGACATCGTCTCGGGGGCGCTGGGAATACCGCTGCTCCCTCAAGTGTCGTTGTTCGGCGGGACCGAAGCGGAGGGTATTTTCTTAAAAGCCGTGTTGTTGACGGGTTCCAATCCTCTGACGATAGTCTTTTGGGGAGGAGTCTTTTCCGCCAACGTGGCGGCGAAAGATCTGAACGGCCGTCAGCTTTTTCGCTTCGGCATGGGATGCGCGACGGCGACTTTCGTATTTCTGAACGGTGTCGCTCTGGCGGGCAGCGTGGCAAGAACTTTTCTCCCGCGGGAAGTCATGGTTTTTCTTAATGTCGGTGTCGGACTCGTTCTCATTTTTTTCGCGCTCAAAATGGCGGGCCTGACGAAACAGACCCTCGAGTAG
- a CDS encoding CapA family protein, with protein MTVKMSFTATGDMLVHRRLPESYPGFDEIAAEIQKGDMRFFNLETTVHDYESYGSQYNGGSYLCAPYGILEDAKRFGFNISSFANNHTMDFSYGGLEKTLENLGKAGIPSAGVGLDLQRAAAPAYLDCSSGRAALIGAVSSFNPAAMAGNASGAMIGRPGVNGLRLETTHYIEPRHAQALREIAAGTQINAINELLRSEGYSSPLPDNRIEFDTLSFEAGDQVGKKSSVHPKDLARIKKSIYDASLQADYIVVSVHCHEQPAAEKFLAPPFLEEFARTCIDYGAHAIVGHGPHVLRGIEIYKNRPIFYSLGDFVLQNENITRAPADYFEFYGLSTDSTMHDLYKARSAGFTRGLQTKREAFETVIPYWEMEDGELTKLTLLAAELGFGLPRSRSGWPAPAKDSSILEQLAQRSEAYGTKIAIHGNRAEIMLR; from the coding sequence ATGACAGTGAAAATGTCTTTTACGGCGACGGGGGACATGCTGGTTCATCGCCGTCTGCCCGAAAGTTATCCGGGTTTCGACGAAATCGCGGCGGAGATCCAAAAAGGCGACATGCGTTTTTTCAACCTGGAGACCACGGTCCACGATTACGAATCTTACGGCTCTCAGTACAACGGGGGGAGCTATCTGTGCGCGCCCTACGGAATTTTGGAGGACGCGAAAAGGTTCGGCTTCAACATTTCCTCCTTCGCCAACAACCACACGATGGATTTCTCTTACGGCGGGCTGGAAAAGACCCTGGAAAACCTCGGGAAAGCGGGAATCCCCTCCGCTGGAGTGGGGCTCGACCTCCAGCGGGCGGCGGCCCCGGCCTATTTAGACTGCAGTTCCGGACGCGCCGCTCTCATCGGCGCGGTGTCCTCGTTCAACCCCGCGGCCATGGCCGGAAACGCTTCCGGCGCCATGATCGGGCGTCCCGGCGTCAACGGGCTGCGCCTGGAGACCACCCATTACATCGAGCCCCGTCACGCCCAGGCCCTTCGGGAAATCGCCGCCGGCACTCAGATAAACGCCATCAACGAACTTCTTCGCAGCGAAGGGTACAGTTCTCCGCTGCCTGACAACAGGATAGAGTTCGATACGCTGTCGTTCGAAGCCGGCGACCAGGTGGGCAAAAAATCTTCCGTGCATCCCAAGGACCTGGCGAGAATAAAAAAATCTATTTACGACGCGAGCTTGCAGGCCGATTATATCGTCGTCTCCGTCCACTGCCACGAACAGCCCGCGGCCGAGAAATTTCTCGCCCCTCCGTTCTTGGAGGAATTCGCGAGAACCTGCATCGACTACGGTGCTCATGCCATTGTCGGACACGGCCCTCACGTTCTGCGGGGCATCGAAATTTACAAGAATCGACCTATTTTTTATTCCCTGGGGGATTTTGTTCTGCAAAACGAAAACATCACGAGAGCCCCGGCGGACTACTTCGAGTTTTACGGCCTGTCGACGGACTCCACCATGCACGACCTCTACAAGGCGCGCTCCGCCGGCTTCACCCGAGGGCTGCAAACCAAACGAGAGGCCTTCGAGACGGTCATACCCTATTGGGAAATGGAGGACGGAGAGCTGACGAAGCTGACGCTCCTGGCGGCGGAGCTGGGCTTTGGTCTTCCTCGCAGCCGCAGCGGCTGGCCCGCTCCGGCAAAAGACTCCTCCATTCTGGAGCAGCTTGCCCAGCGGTCGGAAGCCTACGGCACAAAGATCGCCATTCACGGAAACCGTGCCGAAATCATGTTGCGGTAG
- a CDS encoding ATP-binding cassette domain-containing protein produces the protein MEPQASYAPLLETRGLKKYFKVREGWLHAVDDINISIPRKKTLGVVGESGCGKSTLGRAIIRLIEPTEGQVLFDGQDVLAYSRRAMREMRKKMQIIFQDPYSSIDPRMSVAEIVAEYMLIHKTCSGRTAAFQRAAELMDTVGLARRYANVYPHELDGGRRQRIGIARALSLDPEFIVCDEPVSALDVSIQAQILNLLMDIQEDRGLTYMFITHDLSVVKHISDEIVVMYLGQCVEHASSDSLFENPLHPYTKALLSAIPEPDISMRDKEIEVIKGEIVSPINPPPGCRFAARCRNVQEICREKTPPLRQQEKKGGKEGTEKHFVACHLYI, from the coding sequence ATGGAACCTCAAGCTTCTTACGCGCCGCTGTTGGAGACACGGGGGCTCAAAAAATATTTCAAAGTCCGGGAGGGATGGCTCCACGCCGTAGACGACATCAATATCTCTATTCCTCGAAAAAAGACCCTGGGCGTGGTGGGAGAGTCGGGCTGCGGCAAGTCCACCCTGGGCCGCGCCATCATCCGCCTGATCGAGCCCACCGAGGGACAGGTGCTTTTCGACGGACAAGACGTCCTCGCGTACAGCCGTCGGGCCATGAGAGAAATGCGCAAGAAGATGCAGATCATCTTTCAAGACCCCTATTCCAGCATCGACCCTCGCATGTCCGTGGCCGAGATCGTCGCGGAGTACATGTTGATACACAAAACCTGCTCCGGCAGGACGGCCGCCTTTCAACGAGCCGCCGAGCTGATGGACACCGTGGGGCTCGCCCGGCGTTACGCCAATGTCTACCCTCACGAGCTGGACGGAGGGCGCCGCCAGCGCATCGGCATCGCCCGGGCCCTTTCTCTCGATCCCGAGTTCATCGTCTGCGACGAGCCGGTCTCCGCCTTGGACGTCTCGATTCAGGCGCAGATTCTCAACCTGCTGATGGACATTCAGGAGGACAGAGGATTGACCTACATGTTCATCACCCACGACCTTTCGGTGGTCAAACACATCTCGGACGAGATTGTCGTGATGTATCTGGGGCAGTGTGTGGAACACGCCTCCTCCGACTCCCTCTTCGAAAATCCCCTGCACCCTTACACGAAGGCGCTTTTGTCCGCGATCCCAGAGCCGGATATCTCCATGCGCGACAAGGAAATCGAGGTCATCAAAGGAGAGATCGTCAGCCCGATCAACCCTCCGCCAGGCTGCCGTTTCGCCGCGCGGTGCCGGAACGTCCAGGAGATCTGCCGGGAAAAAACGCCCCCTCTTCGACAACAAGAGAAAAAAGGCGGAAAAGAGGGAACTGAAAAGCACTTCGTGGCCTGCCATCTCTACATATAA
- a CDS encoding YjiH family protein has translation MSEDSMAQNNTGVYKFLGYSLFGVFMFFCPITLGGRSTIPVDHIISFINVNWLEGAKIYILLVMYCGAVIPFIKKTWNKNAMTLFFSVAKVCGAVIGTILYFKLFSDHQWLWRPDFGPFLFDRLAIPVGLVIPIGSVFLAFLANFGLMEFTGVLMTPVMRPLFRTPGRSAIDAVASFVGSYSIALIITNNMYRQGKYSTREAAIVATGFSTVSATFLLVVARTLNLMDHWTLYFWVSLLVTFLVTAVTAYIWPLSSYPNTYFENRPDPDPDIQGNRWKRAWEVGIQVGGQSAPLWKMTLANIKAGLNMAFAVIPSITSVGLLGLVLAEYTPIFDWFGYVFYPFFAVFGVSDATLAGKAAALSLPEMFLPALLIAKKTTPLLGFVIAVVSISEILFFSASIPCLMGTDIPIKLRDIVVIWFERVVLSIVLTIPIAMALGFADVLTVI, from the coding sequence ATGTCGGAAGACAGCATGGCGCAAAACAACACGGGGGTATACAAATTTCTGGGTTACAGCTTGTTCGGAGTGTTCATGTTTTTTTGCCCCATCACTCTCGGTGGTCGTTCGACTATTCCCGTAGATCACATTATTTCCTTTATCAACGTCAATTGGCTGGAGGGCGCGAAAATCTACATTTTGCTCGTCATGTACTGCGGCGCGGTCATCCCCTTCATCAAAAAAACGTGGAACAAGAACGCCATGACACTCTTTTTCTCCGTGGCCAAAGTCTGTGGCGCGGTCATCGGCACGATTCTGTACTTCAAGCTGTTCTCTGATCATCAATGGCTCTGGCGCCCCGACTTCGGGCCGTTTCTTTTCGACAGACTGGCCATACCTGTAGGGCTCGTCATTCCCATTGGTTCGGTTTTCTTAGCGTTTCTCGCCAACTTCGGACTGATGGAATTTACGGGAGTGCTCATGACGCCAGTGATGCGACCACTGTTTCGCACACCGGGACGTTCCGCCATCGATGCCGTGGCCTCTTTTGTGGGCAGCTACTCCATCGCGCTGATCATCACGAACAACATGTACCGCCAGGGAAAATACTCCACGCGGGAAGCCGCCATCGTCGCGACGGGTTTCTCGACTGTTTCGGCGACATTCCTCCTGGTCGTGGCCCGTACTCTGAACCTTATGGACCACTGGACGCTCTACTTTTGGGTCAGCCTTCTCGTAACATTTCTCGTGACCGCGGTCACGGCCTATATTTGGCCGCTCAGTTCGTATCCCAATACCTATTTCGAGAACAGACCGGACCCCGACCCAGACATTCAGGGTAACCGCTGGAAGCGCGCGTGGGAGGTGGGTATACAGGTTGGCGGACAGTCAGCCCCCCTCTGGAAGATGACCCTTGCCAACATCAAGGCAGGTCTGAACATGGCTTTCGCCGTCATTCCTTCGATCACCTCAGTAGGGTTGTTAGGACTTGTGCTGGCCGAGTATACGCCGATTTTCGATTGGTTCGGATATGTGTTCTATCCCTTTTTCGCGGTGTTTGGCGTCTCCGACGCGACATTGGCGGGAAAGGCGGCGGCGCTGAGTTTGCCGGAGATGTTTCTACCCGCCCTTCTGATCGCAAAAAAAACGACGCCGCTTTTGGGGTTCGTCATCGCGGTGGTAAGCATCTCCGAGATTCTTTTCTTCTCTGCGAGCATTCCCTGTCTCATGGGTACGGATATTCCGATCAAATTACGGGACATTGTTGTGATTTGGTTCGAGCGAGTGGTATTGTCCATCGTCTTAACGATCCCCATCGCCATGGCGCTGGGCTTTGCGGACGTGTTAACCGTTATCTAA
- a CDS encoding galactose mutarotase, with translation MKLNIKPFGDNGASLYTFSNKNGVELSVTEIGASIISIVLPDRDGRMTDILLGYDSSEGYERNSSFYGATVGRCANRIGGASFIIDGAVYCLDKNEGDNVLHGGNDPYSRRMWVAEVFPSPCSPSPGDAQSVIFRLESLDGDQGMPGNAKISVTYSLSEDNKVVIHYHAVADKKTVFNLTNHSYFNLGGHDSGPIAEQFLILACAQFTAIDAEFIPTGEIMPVTGTPFDFTQAKRIGRDADSEHEQIRLGNGYDHNFVIENPSLEVPFAHAWSEATRIEMKVYTDLPGVQFYGGNNMGGDFGEKGGAKYLKRGGFCLETQYFPDSPNKPAFPSAAFDAGKAFDSTSIYEFFPGKRGASIR, from the coding sequence ATGAAATTGAATATAAAACCGTTCGGTGACAACGGCGCCTCGTTGTATACTTTCAGCAATAAAAACGGAGTGGAGCTTTCGGTTACTGAAATCGGAGCTTCAATAATCAGCATAGTTCTGCCGGACCGCGACGGAAGGATGACTGATATCTTGTTGGGTTACGATTCCAGCGAGGGTTATGAGAGAAACAGCTCTTTTTACGGCGCCACAGTGGGCCGGTGCGCAAATAGAATAGGTGGGGCCTCCTTTATTATAGACGGAGCGGTGTATTGTCTCGACAAAAACGAGGGCGACAATGTCCTGCACGGAGGAAACGATCCGTACTCGCGCAGAATGTGGGTTGCTGAAGTTTTCCCTAGCCCCTGCAGCCCCAGCCCTGGAGACGCGCAATCTGTCATATTCAGGCTGGAGAGCCTGGACGGCGATCAAGGTATGCCCGGAAACGCAAAAATATCGGTGACCTACTCCCTGAGCGAGGACAATAAAGTCGTCATCCATTATCATGCTGTGGCCGACAAGAAGACGGTGTTCAACCTTACAAATCACAGCTATTTCAATCTGGGCGGACATGATTCCGGCCCCATCGCCGAACAGTTTCTCATCCTCGCCTGCGCTCAATTCACCGCCATCGACGCCGAGTTCATCCCCACTGGTGAAATCATGCCGGTGACGGGCACGCCTTTCGACTTCACCCAAGCAAAACGAATCGGGCGCGACGCAGACTCGGAGCATGAACAAATAAGACTGGGCAATGGGTACGATCACAACTTCGTGATCGAAAACCCTTCCCTTGAGGTTCCGTTTGCCCACGCGTGGTCGGAGGCGACCCGCATAGAGATGAAGGTCTATACCGATCTGCCAGGAGTCCAGTTTTATGGCGGCAACAATATGGGAGGCGATTTTGGGGAGAAAGGCGGGGCAAAGTACCTCAAAAGAGGGGGCTTCTGTCTTGAAACGCAATACTTCCCTGACTCCCCTAACAAACCGGCTTTTCCGAGCGCCGCTTTTGACGCCGGAAAAGCCTTCGACAGCACGAGCATATACGAGTTCTTCCCAGGAAAGCGAGGCGCGTCGATTAGATAA
- a CDS encoding ABC transporter substrate-binding protein: protein MKRFFKRATFLLGAIVIFVVRSGTIPALGADVRTLNLSTLAPLTTIDPHNTTNLQDIIFLKQVFEPLVFQNEATGEYELRVAESYSVASDGLAYTFNLRKDVKFHNGRDLKASDVVFSLKRAAENPKVRNYLTTVDDVTATDDYTVVVKLKQPNSAFLNNQNMIFIVNQAEVEEQGEEFGTKLTLAGTGPYFITSLRHDVEWTCDAFPAYYRGEAPIKKLRFVPITDASAGLIAFESGELDWYIAPIANWDMLVSNPKYKTELVPANHISFICVNYFNKPLDDDNLRKAIAYAIDKDAMNIAVFNGNAVNADFLIGAQNTGAPITGIVYNYDLERAKEYLAKSAYPNGTHIGSINCSAGGNYEKMAVVLQANLAEIGLTCDINRLESATNLEYARTQKFNLLTTGGEVVGDFDAWRLYCDTRAIGAYYVKYEGDKFDYKKMDQLWDDGVSVADVTKRKEIYTELNDMIMDTATMLPVFYRPTPFVWTTDLNISRNYSIFPQFYEWSWQ from the coding sequence ATGAAAAGATTTTTTAAAAGAGCGACGTTTTTGTTGGGAGCAATTGTGATTTTTGTGGTGCGCAGTGGAACGATCCCGGCTTTGGGGGCTGATGTCCGCACTCTCAACCTGAGTACCTTGGCTCCACTTACCACGATCGACCCGCACAATACTACCAACCTCCAAGATATCATCTTCCTCAAGCAAGTTTTTGAACCCCTGGTATTTCAAAACGAAGCCACCGGCGAGTACGAGCTCCGCGTCGCGGAGAGCTATAGTGTCGCTTCCGATGGTCTCGCCTATACATTTAATCTCCGCAAAGACGTCAAATTCCACAACGGTAGAGATCTCAAGGCCAGCGACGTAGTATTTTCGCTCAAGCGTGCCGCCGAAAACCCCAAGGTCAGAAACTATCTGACAACCGTTGACGATGTAACCGCCACCGATGACTATACCGTGGTCGTCAAGCTGAAACAGCCCAACTCGGCGTTCCTCAATAACCAAAATATGATTTTTATCGTGAATCAGGCCGAAGTCGAAGAGCAGGGCGAGGAGTTCGGCACGAAACTGACTTTGGCCGGAACTGGTCCCTATTTCATTACTTCCCTCAGACACGACGTCGAGTGGACTTGCGATGCTTTCCCCGCTTATTATCGGGGCGAGGCGCCTATCAAAAAACTGCGTTTCGTTCCTATCACTGACGCTTCCGCGGGGCTTATCGCTTTCGAATCCGGCGAGCTGGATTGGTACATTGCTCCCATCGCCAACTGGGACATGCTGGTCTCTAATCCGAAATACAAAACCGAGCTTGTGCCCGCCAATCACATTTCCTTCATCTGCGTAAACTACTTCAACAAACCTCTGGATGACGACAACCTGCGTAAGGCAATTGCTTATGCCATCGACAAGGACGCCATGAATATCGCTGTCTTCAACGGAAACGCGGTCAATGCCGATTTCCTGATTGGCGCTCAAAATACCGGCGCTCCCATCACAGGCATCGTTTACAACTACGATCTTGAGAGAGCCAAGGAGTACTTGGCCAAGTCCGCCTATCCAAACGGAACCCACATCGGCTCGATTAACTGTTCCGCTGGTGGCAACTACGAGAAGATGGCCGTCGTCTTGCAGGCGAATCTCGCCGAAATCGGCCTGACCTGCGACATCAACCGCCTGGAATCCGCCACAAATCTGGAGTATGCTCGTACTCAGAAGTTCAACCTCCTGACGACCGGTGGTGAAGTGGTCGGCGACTTCGATGCTTGGAGACTGTACTGTGATACCAGGGCAATTGGTGCCTACTACGTCAAGTACGAAGGTGACAAATTCGACTATAAGAAAATGGATCAACTTTGGGACGACGGTGTTTCTGTCGCGGACGTCACCAAACGTAAGGAAATTTACACTGAACTCAATGATATGATTATGGACACCGCCACTATGCTGCCTGTTTTCTATAGACCGACGCCTTTTGTCTGGACGACCGATTTGAACATTTCGAGAAACTATTCTATCTTTCCTCAATTTTATGAATGGTCCTGGCAATAA
- a CDS encoding LacI family DNA-binding transcriptional regulator translates to MIDVVFEVIDVVFEAGEYIIVSIQDVVDQDVVEKADVSANTVSYVINQKKAVRPEMYQKIFVAIDDRCFSLIDQINWIDQINWSKLAGAVPTL, encoded by the coding sequence ATGATTGATGTTGTTTTTGAAGTAATTGATGTTGTTTTTGAAGCAGGTGAATATATCATAGTTTCTATCCAGGATGTAGTTGACCAGGATGTAGTTGAAAAAGCCGACGTTTCGGCTAATACTGTATCTTACGTCATCAACCAGAAGAAGGCGGTACGTCCTGAGATGTACCAGAAAATTTTTGTGGCAATCGATGATCGGTGTTTCTCTTTAATTGATCAAATTAACTGGATTGATCAAATTAACTGGTCAAAACTAGCGGGGGCTGTGCCGACGCTATGA
- a CDS encoding ABC transporter ATP-binding protein codes for MDEENMDQENMDGLTVPLLRVNNLSVEYRTDLETVKAVNGITFSLKKGETFGLVGETGAGKTTTALTCMRLLPENTGRVTKGEIEFEGKNLLDLPESDMQKIRGERAAMIFQDPMTSLNPVMSINEQIEEALKFHNEDNKTKEQIQKRVDEVLSMVGIPASRKYDYPHQFSGGMKQRVVIAMALTCEPALLIADEPTTALDVTIQAQVIEMIRELRKRLGTAMIMITHDLGIVAQTCDNVAVMYAGKIIEMGRAEDIYLSANHHPYTVGLFGSIPNLRTKAKRLTPIPGLMPDPTNLPKGCGFSPRCLQKISDCDGVPPGVYRNGTHLISCHLLARQNDWRKEEA; via the coding sequence ATGGATGAAGAAAATATGGATCAAGAAAATATGGACGGACTGACAGTCCCTCTGCTGCGGGTAAATAATTTGTCGGTGGAGTACCGCACCGACTTGGAGACGGTAAAGGCCGTCAACGGCATCACCTTTTCTCTGAAAAAAGGCGAGACTTTCGGTCTTGTGGGAGAAACCGGCGCGGGAAAGACCACGACGGCCCTCACCTGCATGAGGCTCCTTCCTGAAAACACCGGGCGTGTCACCAAGGGCGAGATCGAGTTCGAGGGCAAAAACCTGTTGGACCTGCCGGAGTCCGACATGCAAAAAATTCGAGGAGAGCGCGCGGCCATGATTTTCCAGGATCCTATGACCAGCCTGAACCCCGTCATGTCGATCAACGAGCAAATCGAAGAGGCCCTGAAATTTCACAACGAGGACAACAAGACGAAAGAACAGATACAAAAACGTGTGGACGAAGTTTTGTCGATGGTTGGGATTCCCGCTTCCCGCAAGTACGATTATCCTCATCAATTTTCTGGAGGGATGAAGCAGCGGGTGGTCATCGCCATGGCTCTGACCTGCGAGCCGGCCCTTCTCATAGCCGACGAGCCCACCACCGCCCTGGACGTCACCATCCAGGCCCAAGTCATCGAGATGATACGGGAATTGAGGAAGCGCCTGGGTACGGCTATGATCATGATTACCCACGATCTGGGCATTGTCGCTCAGACTTGCGACAACGTGGCGGTGATGTACGCCGGTAAAATCATCGAAATGGGGAGGGCGGAAGATATTTACCTTTCCGCGAACCATCATCCCTACACGGTGGGGTTGTTCGGCTCCATCCCCAATCTGCGCACCAAGGCCAAACGCCTGACGCCTATTCCGGGGCTGATGCCCGACCCCACGAATCTACCCAAAGGATGCGGCTTTTCCCCTCGTTGTCTCCAGAAAATAAGCGACTGCGACGGAGTTCCCCCCGGCGTTTACCGCAACGGAACGCACCTGATCTCCTGCCACCTCTTGGCCCGGCAAAATGACTGGCGGAAGGAGGAAGCGTAA